The Streptomyces sp. R28 region CTCCTGCCCGCCCTGCCGCTCGCCGCGATCAACGCCTTCCTGGGCATGGAGGAGGGCTTCGCGGGCTGGAACCGCTGGGCGTACCTGGTGTTCTTCCTCTTCGGTTACGTCCTCGCCGACGACGCACGGGTGCGTGCCGGGCTGCGCCGACTCGCCGTCCCGGTGGGCGTGTTCGGCATCGTCCTGTTCGCGGGGACCGCGCCCGGGTTCCTCGCCCTGGACGACCCGTTCACCGAGCGGGGCCCGCTGGCCCTGGTGACCAGGGCGGTGTTCGGGGCGGCGGGCTGGTGCTGGGTCGTGGCGATCCTCGGGCTGCTGGACCGGCCGCGCGAGGGCCGGCCACACGAGGGGCGGCCGCCGTCGCGCACGATGGCGTATCTCGGGGTCGCGGCCCTGCCGCTCTACGTCCTGCACCAGCCGGTGGTGGTCGCCTTCGCGTACGGCGTGGTGGGCTGGCCGGCGCCGATCGTGGTCAAGTACGCCGTGATCGTGGCCGGTTCACTGGCGGTGATCCTCGCGGTGTACGAGTTCCTGGTGCGCAGGACGCGCGTGACGCGGTTCCTGTTCGGGATGCGCACCGACCCGCCGGTCACACCGTCCTCATGATCTGCTTTGCTGTGTCCGTCGGGCACGGACCTCAGCACGCGGGACGATCATGCGAGCAGATGTGCGGCAAGTAGCGGACGGCACCTACCTTGTGCACGGCAGCAACACCAACTGGGTGATCCTGACCGAGGGGGACGCGGTCACGCTGATCGACACCGGCTACCCCGGGGACCGGGCGGGGCTCCTCGCCTCGCTCGCGGAGGTGGGCAGTTCACCGGAGGCCGTCAGCGCCGTACTGATCACGCACGCGCACACGGACCACCTGGGCAACGCCGAGTACCTGCGCACCACCCACGGCACCCCCATATACCTCCACGAGGCCGAACTTCCGCACGCTCGCCGGGAGTTCCTGCACCAGGTGAGCGTCGGCACGGTCCTGAAGAACGGCTGGCGGCCGGGCGTCCTGCCCTGGGCGGTACACGCGATCCGCTCCGGCGGCACGGCGCACGTCCCGGTCACCGCCCCCGAGCCGTACCCGTCGGAGGGCCCGCTCGACCTGCCCGGCCGGCCCGTCCCGGTGCACACACCCGGCCACACCGGCGGACACTGCGCCTACCACCTGCCCGACGCCGGTGTGGTGATCGCGGGGGACGCCCTGGTCAGCGGGCACCCCACCTCGCGGATCAAGGGACCGCAGCTGCTGCCCGACATGTTCCACCACGAGCGGGCTCGTGCCGTGGCCTCGCTGGACGTGCTCGAAGGACTGGGGGGCGACCTGCTGCTGCCCGGCCACGGTCCCCTGCACCGGGGGTCGGTGCGAGAAGCTGCTCTTCAGGCGCGGGAGCGCGCGCTCTAGGGTGAGGTGACGATCACCGGCGAGGCGAGGACGAACGGCCCATGGCACTGCAGATCAGCGCGACGAACCCGGAGCACCCCGCGCTCCTGCTGGAACTGCCCTGGCAGCTGCCCCTGGAGGAGTGGCCGGAGGAGGTCCTGGTCCCGCTGCCGCGCGGTATCTCCCGCCACGTCGTGCGGTACGCCCGGGCCGGCAGCGAGGTGATAGCCGTCAAGGAGCTCGCCGAGCGCCCGGCACTGCGCGAGTACGAGCTGCTGCGCGACCTGGACCGGCTCGGCATCCCGTCGGTGGATCCGCTGGCCGTGGTCACCGGGCGCACCGACACCGCCGGCGGCCCGCTGGAGTCGGTGCTGGTCACCCGGCACCTGGGCGGCTCGCAGCCGTACCGCTCGATGTTCGAGACGACGATGCGTCCGGCGACCATGCACCGTCTGATGGACGCGCTGGCCGTGCTGCTGGTCCGCCTCCACCTCGCCGGTTTCGCCTGGGGCGACTGCTCGCTGTCCAACACGCTGTTCCGGCGCGACGCGGGCGCCTACGCCGCGTACCTGGTGGACGCCGAGACGGGCGATCTGCACCCGCAGCTCAGCGACGGCCAGCGCGACTACGATCTCGACCTCGCCCGGGTCAACATCAGCGGTGAGCTGCTCGATCTGGAGGCGTCCGGGGCGCTGCACCCGTCCGTCGACCCGATCGAGTTCGGCATGGAGATCTGCGCCCGCTACCAGAGCCTGTGGCAGGAGCTGACCCGCACCTCGGTCTACCCGGCGGGCAAGTACCACTACATAGAGCGCCGCATACGCCGCCTGAACGACCTCGGTTTCGACGTGGCCGAGATGCAGATCGAGCACGCCACCAACGGCGACACGGTCACCTTCGTGCCCAAGGTCGTCGACGCCGGCCACCACCAGCGTCAGTTGCTGCGTCTGACGGGCCTGGACGCCGAGGAGAACCAGGCCCCCCGGCTCCTGAACGACCTGGAGAGCTGGATGGCCACCCAGGACGACTACGCCCCGGGCGACCCGCTCGGCGCCCGCCCGGAGGTCCTCGCCCACCGCTGGGTGCGGGACGTCTTCCGCCCCACCGTGCGGGCCGTACCGCTGGAACTGCGCGGTTCCATGGACCCGGCGGAGATCTACCACGAGCTGCTCGAACACCGCTGGTACCTGTCCGAGCGGGCGCAGCACGACATCGGCTTGGACGCGGTTGTCGAGGACTACATCAAGAACATCCTGCCCACGGCCCGGGAGACGCTGCAGCCGACGGCGTCCGACTGACTCAGTCGTGCGGCACGACCGCGACCGGGCAGTCGGCGTGGTGCAGCACGCCGTGGGCGACCGACCCGATCCGGGCCCCCACGGCGGTCCGGTGGGCGCGCCGCCCGACGACCAACAGCTGGGTCCGCCCGGCCACCGACAGCAGCACCTGGCCGGCGCTGCCCATCTCCACGTGCTCGACGACATGGACGTCCGGGAAGCGCTCCCGCCACGGCCGCAGCGCCTCACCCAGCGCCTTCTTCTCGTACGGCTCCAGGCCCCCGGCCTCGTCGAGGAGCTTGAGGGAGGCCGGGCTGTAGGCGAACAGCGGCGGCAGGGTCCACGCCCGTACGGCGCGCACGGTCGCGCCGCGCGCCGCGGCCGTCTCGAACGCGAACCGCAGCGCGGCGGCGCTGTCTTCGGGGTCGCCCTGCTGGCCCACGACGATCTCGCGTCCGGCTGCCTCGGCGGACGCCTGGTCCTCGGCCCGTACGAGTACGACCGGACTCTTGGCCTCGGCGATCACCTGCTGTCCGACGGAGCCCAGCAGGAACCCGACGACCGCGCCGTGGCCCCGCGATCCCAGCACCGCCATCTCGGCTTCCGCCGCCGCGGCGACCAGTGTCTCGAAGGCCCCGCCCTCGAGGACATCGATGGTCACCTCAAGGTTCGGATGCCGCTCGGTCACGGTACGGGTGGCCTCCTCCAGCCCCTCCCGCACCCACTGCGCCTGGGTGTCCCGATCCCCCACGTCGATCGCGTCGTGCGGCTGGAACCGCCAGGCGTGCACCACCCGCAGCGCGAGCCCGCGCCGGACCGCCTCCCTCGCCGCCCAGGCCAGCGCGGCGAGGCTCTCCTCCGATCCGTCCACCCCTGCCGTGATCGGGCGCGTCATGCCGGATGCCTCCCAGTGCCGTGGTCACGTCCTTCGGGCCCAGTCTTCACTACGCTGCGCCCATGGCCTTGGAATGGGAACAAGTGAACGTGGATGCGGCCGACCCGGCGGCGCTGGGGCACTGGTGGGCCGAGGCGCTCGGCTGGGTCGTGGTGAACGACTCGGCCGAGGAGTACGAGATCCGGCCGGAGCCCGACCGCCTGCCGGGCCTGCTCTTCGCCCCGGTACCGGAGGGCAAGACCGTCAAGAACCGCCTCCACCTGGACTTCCGTCCCGACGACCAGGACGCGGAGGTCACCCGCCTCCTCGCGCTCGGCGCACGCCACGCGGACGTCGGTCAGACCGGCGAGGAGCCCTGGGTCACGCTGGCGGATCCCGAGGGCAACGAGTTCTGTGTACTGGGGCCGCGACGCGGCTGATCCCCTCAAGGCCGAGAAGTTCTCTTTCAGCCACCGAGCGCCCTGCTGGCTGAAAACCGACGGGCTCATGCATACCTGAGCGCAGCCGGACGATCGAACATACGATGGCTCAGAGTCGACGTGACGGACGCGCCACCGGACGCGATCGCCGCGGCGAGAACGCGACCCTCGGGGTGGGAGACGTATGGCACAGGCCGCCGACGCAGCGCGGACCGTCATTCTGACCGTGGATGACGATCCGGGGGTGTCCCGGGCGGTCGCCCGTGATCTGCGGCGGCGCTACGGTGCGTCGCACCGGATCGTGCGGGCCGAGTCCGGCGAGTCCGCGCTTCAGGCGCTGCGGGAGCTGAAGCTGCGCGGTGATCTCGTGGCCGTGATCCTGGCCGACTACCGCATGCCGCAGATGAACGGCATCGAGTTCCTCGAACAGGCACTGGACGTGTATCCGGGGGCGCGGCGGGTGCTGCTGACCGCGTACGCGGACACGAACGCGGCGATCGACGCGATCAACGTCGTAGATCTCGACCACTACCTGCTCAAGCCGTGGGATCCGCCCGAGGAGAAGCTCTACCCGGTCCTGGACGACCTGTTGGAGGCGTGGCGGCGCAGCGACTACCGGCCGGTGCCCAGCACCAAGGTGGTCGGACACCGGTGGTCGGCGCGCTCCTCGGAGGTACGGGAGTTCCTGGCCCGCAACCAGGTGCCGTATCGCTGGTACTCCGCCGACGAGCCGGAGGGGCAGCGGCTGCTGGCCGCGGCCGAGCAGGACGGTCAGCGGCTGCCGTTGGTGATCACGCCGGACGGGACGCCGCTGGTCGCCCCGGAGGCCCCCGAGCTGGCGGCACAGGTCGGGCTGGCCACGATGCCGACGGCCGACTTCTACGACCTCGTCGTCATCGGCGGCGGACCCGCCGGGCTCGGTGCGGCCGTGTACGGGGCCTCGGAGGGCCTGCGGACGGTGCTGGTGGAGCGGTCGGCGACCGGCGGGCAGGCCGGGCAGAGCTCCCGGATCGAGAACTACCTCGGCTTCCCGGACGGCGTGTCGGGGGCGCAGCTCACCGACCGGGCCCGGCGGCAGGCGGCGAAGTTCGGCGCCGAGATCCTCACCGCGCGCGAGGTGACGGCACTGGAGGTCAGCGGCGCCGCCCGGACCGTACGGTTCTCGGACGGCTCGGCGGTCGCCGCGCACAGCGTGATCCTGGCGACCGGCGTGTCGTACCGGCAGCTGGCGGCGCCCGGCTGCGAGGACCTGACCGGCTGCGGGGTGTTCTACGGGTCGGCGCTGACGGAGGCGCCGTCCTGTCAGGGCCAGGACGTGTACATCGTCGGCGGCGCCAACTCCGCGGGGCAGGCGGCGATGTATCTGTCGCGGGGTGCCAAGTCGGTGACGCTGCTGGTGCGCGGGGTGTCGCTGTCGGCGTCCATGTCGCACTACCTGATCCAGCAGATCGACGAGGCACCGAACATCTCGGTGCGCACCGGCACGGTCGTCGAGTCCGCGCACGGCTCCGACCACCTGGAGCAGCTGACGCTGCGCGACGTGGAGAGCGGGCGGACGGAACTCGTCGACGCGCAGTGGATGTTCGTGTTCATCGGCGCCGCCCCGCTGACCGACTGGCTGGGCGAGACGGTGCTGCGGGACGAGCGCGGGTTCATCCTGGCCGGGCCCGACCTGACGTCCGACGGGCGGACGCCGGCCGGCTGGGAGCTGGACCGGCCGCCGTACCACCTGGAGACCAATGTCCCCGGCGTGTTCGTGGCGGGCGACGCGCGCGCCGAGTCCGCCAAGCGCGTCGCGTCCGCCGTCGGAGAGGGAGCCATGGCCGTGATGCTCGTCCACCGCTATCTGGAGCAGTCATGAGCGGGCAGTCGATGCCGTGCAGCCCGGCGGAGATCGGGTCGCTGTTCCTGTTCGAGAAGCTCACCCCCGAGCAGCTCGGCAGACTGTGCAGCGAGGGCCGGGTGGAGCTGTTCCAGCCCGGTCCCGTGTACGCCGAGGGCGATCCCGCGACCTGCTTCTACGTCATGGTCGAAGGCACCGTCGTGTTGTCCCGGCGGGTCGGCGGGGACGACGTGGAGGGCACCCGGACCTCCCAGAGCGGGGTGTACTCCGGGGCCTGGCAGGCCTACCTCGGGGACCGCGTGCCGCAGGTCTACAACAGCTCGATGCGCGTCACGGAACCGACGCGGTTCTTCGTGCTGCCCGCCGACACCTTCGCGGCTGTGATCCAGGAATGGTTCCCGATGGCCCTGCATCTGCTGGAGGGCCTCTTCTTCGGCCAGAAGAGCACCCAGTCGGCCATCAACCAGCGCGAACGACTGCTGGCGCTCGGCTCGTTGTCCGCCGGGCTCACACACGAGCTCAACAATCCCGCGGCGGCGGCCGTACGGGCGACCGCGACGCTGCGCGAGCGGGTGGCGAAGATGCGGCACAAGCTCGCCGTCATCACGCAGGGCTCCTACTCCCCCGAGGTCATCGCGAACCTCGTCGACATCCAGGAGCGCACGGCCGAACGTGTCGCCAAGGCACCGACGTTGAGCCCCTTGGAGGCCTCGGACCGGGAGGACGAGCTCACCGACTGGCTGGACGACCACGGGATCCAGGAAGGCTGGCGGATCGCGCCCACCTTCGTGCAGGCCGGTCTCGACGCGGACTGGCTGGACCAGATCGCGGCGGCCGTGGACGAGGAGATCCTGCCGAACGCGATCGGGTGGCTCAACTACACCGTCGAGACCGAGCTGTTGATGGACGAGATCAACGACTCCACCAACCGCATCTCGCACCTCGTCGACGCCGCCAAGCAGTACTCCCAGCTCGACCGCGCGCCCTTCCAGAACGCCGACGTGCACGAACTCCTCGACAGCACCCTGCTGATGCTGTCCGGCAAGATCGGCCGGCAGATCAAGGTCGTCAAGGAGTACGACCGTTCGCTGCCGAGGATTCCGGCGTACCCGGCGGAGCTCAACCAGGTGTGGACGAACCTGATCGACAACGCGGTCGCGGCGATCGAGAGCACCGGCGGGGAAGGGACGCTGACCGTGCGGACGGCACCGGACCACGACCGGCTACTGGTGGAGTTCCGTGACACCGGGGTCGGGATTCCGCCGGAGCACCGGGGGCGGATCTTCGATCCCTTCTTCACGACGAAGCCGGTGGGTGAGGGCACCGGGCTCGGCCTCGACATCTCCTGGCGGATCGTGGTCAACAAGCACCACGGCAGCATCCAGGTGGAGTCGCAGCCGGGTGACACTCGCTTCCAGGTGCTGCTGCCGCTCACATCGGTCGAGGAGGAGTCAGCATGAGCAGCGACAACGGAATTGACCCGAGCGTTCCGCCGAGCGGGAGCGGGTGTGCCGAGTGCGAGGCGGTCGGGGGGTGGTGGTTCCATCTGCGGCGGTGTGCGCAGTGCGGGCATGTGGGGTGTTGTGACAGTTCGCCCGCGAAGCATGCGACGGGGCATTTCCGGGACACCGGGCATCCCTTCGTGCAGAGCTTCGAGCCGGATGAGAACTGGTACTGGAACTTCGAGACGAACGAGTTGTACGAATCGGGGCCCGAGCTGACCCCGCCGGTCAGTCATCCGGCTGGGCAGCCGGCGCCGGGGCCCGCGGGGCGGGTGCCGGATGACTGGGCGAAGACGTTGCGTGCCTGAAGAGCAGGTCGGCGCAGGCGCTGTCAGTGGTGAGTGACAGGATGTAGGCGTGTCGCAGACCTCATTCAGCACGCCGTTGATCGGGCGGGAAGACGAGCTTGACCGGCTCTCCGGTGTGCTGGAGCGTGCCCGCGGTGGTGAGAGCCGGGCCGTCCTGGTCGCCGGGGATGCCGGGGTCGGCAAGACTCGGATGCTGGACGAGGTGGCGGGGCGGGCGGGTGCGGACGGGATGACCGTCCTGACCGGGCACTGTGTCGATCTCGGCGATGTCGGGCTGCCGTACCTGCCGTTCACCGAGGTGCTGGGAGTGCTCGCCGGTGAGGAGCGGTTCGCGGAGGTCCTCGCCGCGCATCCCGTGGTCGAAGGGCTGCTGGGCGGCGGGACGGACGCCGTGAGGGACCGGCTGCGGTTGTTCGAGGGCATCGCGGGGCTGCTCGCCGATCTGACGGACGTCGCGCCCGTGCTGCTCGTGCTGGAGGATCTGCACTGGGCCGACCAGTCGTCCAGGGATCTGCTGCGGTTCCTGTTGAGTCGGGGGATCTTGCAACGCCCTGCGGGTGGGGCGC contains the following coding sequences:
- a CDS encoding acyltransferase family protein, translating into MVRVSARTQAPATAPRRGELDTLRIFVVLGLVFFHSALVFSPDDDFYVKNAETTDVVTVLAGLGVVWAMPVLFLVAGLGSRYSVRRRGPARFTRERLLRLGVPLVFATLVLCPLPQWLRLRAADPGHHESYLRFWPRFLTVRLDAADFPFVLEGEHFETGHLWFVVLLLVFSLLLAPVAKPLAAWTEPVGQVVARHPAVLLLPALPLAAINAFLGMEEGFAGWNRWAYLVFFLFGYVLADDARVRAGLRRLAVPVGVFGIVLFAGTAPGFLALDDPFTERGPLALVTRAVFGAAGWCWVVAILGLLDRPREGRPHEGRPPSRTMAYLGVAALPLYVLHQPVVVAFAYGVVGWPAPIVVKYAVIVAGSLAVILAVYEFLVRRTRVTRFLFGMRTDPPVTPSS
- a CDS encoding MBL fold metallo-hydrolase, which gives rise to MRADVRQVADGTYLVHGSNTNWVILTEGDAVTLIDTGYPGDRAGLLASLAEVGSSPEAVSAVLITHAHTDHLGNAEYLRTTHGTPIYLHEAELPHARREFLHQVSVGTVLKNGWRPGVLPWAVHAIRSGGTAHVPVTAPEPYPSEGPLDLPGRPVPVHTPGHTGGHCAYHLPDAGVVIAGDALVSGHPTSRIKGPQLLPDMFHHERARAVASLDVLEGLGGDLLLPGHGPLHRGSVREAALQARERAL
- a CDS encoding DUF4032 domain-containing protein, whose translation is MALQISATNPEHPALLLELPWQLPLEEWPEEVLVPLPRGISRHVVRYARAGSEVIAVKELAERPALREYELLRDLDRLGIPSVDPLAVVTGRTDTAGGPLESVLVTRHLGGSQPYRSMFETTMRPATMHRLMDALAVLLVRLHLAGFAWGDCSLSNTLFRRDAGAYAAYLVDAETGDLHPQLSDGQRDYDLDLARVNISGELLDLEASGALHPSVDPIEFGMEICARYQSLWQELTRTSVYPAGKYHYIERRIRRLNDLGFDVAEMQIEHATNGDTVTFVPKVVDAGHHQRQLLRLTGLDAEENQAPRLLNDLESWMATQDDYAPGDPLGARPEVLAHRWVRDVFRPTVRAVPLELRGSMDPAEIYHELLEHRWYLSERAQHDIGLDAVVEDYIKNILPTARETLQPTASD
- a CDS encoding universal stress protein, producing the protein MTRPITAGVDGSEESLAALAWAAREAVRRGLALRVVHAWRFQPHDAIDVGDRDTQAQWVREGLEEATRTVTERHPNLEVTIDVLEGGAFETLVAAAAEAEMAVLGSRGHGAVVGFLLGSVGQQVIAEAKSPVVLVRAEDQASAEAAGREIVVGQQGDPEDSAAALRFAFETAAARGATVRAVRAWTLPPLFAYSPASLKLLDEAGGLEPYEKKALGEALRPWRERFPDVHVVEHVEMGSAGQVLLSVAGRTQLLVVGRRAHRTAVGARIGSVAHGVLHHADCPVAVVPHD
- a CDS encoding VOC family protein, with product MALEWEQVNVDAADPAALGHWWAEALGWVVVNDSAEEYEIRPEPDRLPGLLFAPVPEGKTVKNRLHLDFRPDDQDAEVTRLLALGARHADVGQTGEEPWVTLADPEGNEFCVLGPRRG
- a CDS encoding FAD-dependent oxidoreductase, with amino-acid sequence MAQAADAARTVILTVDDDPGVSRAVARDLRRRYGASHRIVRAESGESALQALRELKLRGDLVAVILADYRMPQMNGIEFLEQALDVYPGARRVLLTAYADTNAAIDAINVVDLDHYLLKPWDPPEEKLYPVLDDLLEAWRRSDYRPVPSTKVVGHRWSARSSEVREFLARNQVPYRWYSADEPEGQRLLAAAEQDGQRLPLVITPDGTPLVAPEAPELAAQVGLATMPTADFYDLVVIGGGPAGLGAAVYGASEGLRTVLVERSATGGQAGQSSRIENYLGFPDGVSGAQLTDRARRQAAKFGAEILTAREVTALEVSGAARTVRFSDGSAVAAHSVILATGVSYRQLAAPGCEDLTGCGVFYGSALTEAPSCQGQDVYIVGGANSAGQAAMYLSRGAKSVTLLVRGVSLSASMSHYLIQQIDEAPNISVRTGTVVESAHGSDHLEQLTLRDVESGRTELVDAQWMFVFIGAAPLTDWLGETVLRDERGFILAGPDLTSDGRTPAGWELDRPPYHLETNVPGVFVAGDARAESAKRVASAVGEGAMAVMLVHRYLEQS
- a CDS encoding ATP-binding protein; amino-acid sequence: MSGQSMPCSPAEIGSLFLFEKLTPEQLGRLCSEGRVELFQPGPVYAEGDPATCFYVMVEGTVVLSRRVGGDDVEGTRTSQSGVYSGAWQAYLGDRVPQVYNSSMRVTEPTRFFVLPADTFAAVIQEWFPMALHLLEGLFFGQKSTQSAINQRERLLALGSLSAGLTHELNNPAAAAVRATATLRERVAKMRHKLAVITQGSYSPEVIANLVDIQERTAERVAKAPTLSPLEASDREDELTDWLDDHGIQEGWRIAPTFVQAGLDADWLDQIAAAVDEEILPNAIGWLNYTVETELLMDEINDSTNRISHLVDAAKQYSQLDRAPFQNADVHELLDSTLLMLSGKIGRQIKVVKEYDRSLPRIPAYPAELNQVWTNLIDNAVAAIESTGGEGTLTVRTAPDHDRLLVEFRDTGVGIPPEHRGRIFDPFFTTKPVGEGTGLGLDISWRIVVNKHHGSIQVESQPGDTRFQVLLPLTSVEEESA
- a CDS encoding UBP-type zinc finger domain-containing protein, yielding MSSDNGIDPSVPPSGSGCAECEAVGGWWFHLRRCAQCGHVGCCDSSPAKHATGHFRDTGHPFVQSFEPDENWYWNFETNELYESGPELTPPVSHPAGQPAPGPAGRVPDDWAKTLRA